The following are from one region of the Choloepus didactylus isolate mChoDid1 chromosome 11 unlocalized genomic scaffold, mChoDid1.pri SUPER_11_unloc2, whole genome shotgun sequence genome:
- the LOC119524526 gene encoding putative olfactory receptor 2B8 — translation MVSPNISSFSGFFLLGFSSQPLLEMTLFVFIVIFYLLTLLGNAAIILLAHLDPRLHTPMYLFLSHLSSMDLCYTTSTVPQLLFNLKGPEKTITYGGCVGQLYVALAMGCTECILLAVMAIDRYVAVCQPLHYTMLMHPRICLQLVTMTWVTGLTSSLVQTVLIVQVPLCGRNVIDHVFCEVPALLKLACVDTTFNQMELFLMSAFLLLVPLFLILISYSCIAKVVWQTRSSEGRRKALGTCSSHLVVVLLFYGTAMATYLQPPTTPSQNKGKYMALFYGIVTPTLNPFIYSLRNKDMKGALRKMIGKE, via the coding sequence ATGGTCAGTCCCAACATCAGCTCCTTCAGTGGATTTTTCCTGCTGGGTTTCTCCAGCCAGCCTCTGCTGGAGATGACCCTCTttgttttcattgtgattttcTACTTACTGACCCTGCTTGGCAATGCAGCCATCATTCTTTTGGCTCATCTGGATCCCAGGCTTCACACCCCAATGTACCTCTTCCTCAGCCACTTATCCTCCATGGACCTCTGCTACACCACCAGTACTGTCCCCCAGCTGCTGTTCAACTTGAAGGGCCCAGAGAAGACAATAACTTACGGTGGGTGTGTTGGTCAACTCTACGTGGCCTTGGCAATGGGCTGCACTGAGTGCATCCTTCTTGCCGTAATGGCTATTGACCGCTATGTGGCAGTCTGCCAGCCTTTGCACTATACCATGCTCATGCATCCTCGTATCTGTTTGCAACTGGTGACCATGACCTGGGTGACAGGTTTGACCAGCTCGTTAGTGCAGACGGTGCTCATCGTGCAAGTGcccctttgtggaagaaatgtcatAGACCACGTCTTCTGTGAAGTGCCAGCTCTCCTCAAACTCGCCTGTGTCGATACCACCTTCAATCAGATGGAGCTCTTCCTCATGAGTGCATTTTTACTCCTGGTACCCCTCTTTCTCATTCTTATTTCCTACAGCTGCATTGCAAAGGTCGTGTGGCAGACTAGGTCATCTGAAGGACGCCGGAAGGCTCTGGGCACTTGCTCCTCGCACTTAGTGGTGGTGCTTCTCTTCTACGGCACTGCTATGGCCACGTATCTGCAGCCTCCTACCACCCCCTCCCAGAACAAGGGCAAATATATGGCTTTGTTTTATGGAATTGTCACTCCAACTCTAAATCCCTTCATCTACTCATTACGGAATAAAGATATGAAAGGAGCACTGAGGAAGATGATAGGGAAAGAGTAA